The proteins below are encoded in one region of Pontibacter deserti:
- a CDS encoding GNAT family N-acetyltransferase, translating into MSLTRICKHFNDLTNAELYDLLRLRSEVFVVEQNCVFLDLDDKDQQCYHVLFYDGQTLVASSRLVPPGLSYTEMSIGRIVTSMAVRGTGVGKQLVDFSIEECRKLFGDGPIKIGAQLYAKKFYESFGFVQSSDVYDEDGIDHIKMILV; encoded by the coding sequence ATGTCGCTTACCCGTATCTGCAAACACTTTAACGACCTTACTAACGCCGAACTATACGACCTGCTCCGGTTGCGAAGCGAAGTATTTGTGGTAGAACAAAACTGTGTTTTCCTGGACTTGGATGACAAAGACCAGCAATGCTACCACGTGTTGTTTTACGATGGGCAGACTTTAGTAGCATCTTCGCGATTGGTACCACCGGGTTTAAGCTATACTGAAATGTCGATTGGTAGAATTGTTACCAGTATGGCTGTGCGGGGTACAGGTGTAGGCAAGCAGTTGGTAGATTTCTCGATTGAAGAGTGCCGGAAGCTTTTCGGGGATGGGCCAATTAAAATAGGTGCACAGTTATACGCCAAAAAGTTTTATGAAAGCTTTGGGTTTGTGCAGAGCAGCGATGTGTACGACGAAGATGGCATTGACCATATTAAAATGATATTGGTCTGA
- the gnd gene encoding phosphogluconate dehydrogenase (NAD(+)-dependent, decarboxylating) has product MQIGLIGLGKMGYNLALNLRDHQHEVVAFDITRETIDRAATEGITPAYTIPEVAQKLSGRKAVWIMVPAGDPVDAVISELLPLLKPNDIIIDGGNSNFKQTIVRADKLKTQQIHLLDCGTSGGLSGARNGACTMVGGDPDAFTYVEQIFKDISVEKGYLYTGKSGSGHFVKMVHNGVEYGMMQAIAEGFEVLYKSDFGLDYKEVARVWNHGSVVRSWLMELVENAFSKDPDLSTIKGIMHSSGEGKWTLETALDMQVPTPVIALSVLMRYRSYEADTFSGKVVAALRNEFGGHKVEQAE; this is encoded by the coding sequence ATGCAGATAGGACTGATCGGGTTAGGTAAAATGGGCTACAACCTGGCCCTGAATCTCCGCGACCACCAGCACGAAGTAGTAGCCTTCGACATTACCCGTGAAACTATAGACAGAGCTGCTACCGAAGGCATAACTCCCGCTTATACCATACCCGAAGTCGCGCAGAAACTATCTGGACGAAAGGCTGTCTGGATAATGGTGCCCGCCGGTGACCCTGTAGATGCTGTAATATCTGAGCTTTTGCCTCTCCTGAAACCCAACGACATTATTATTGACGGCGGTAACTCTAACTTTAAACAAACTATAGTTCGGGCAGACAAGCTAAAAACGCAGCAGATTCATTTACTGGACTGCGGCACCAGCGGCGGATTGAGCGGCGCACGAAACGGAGCCTGCACCATGGTGGGCGGCGACCCCGATGCTTTTACCTATGTAGAGCAGATATTCAAAGATATTTCAGTAGAGAAAGGCTATCTGTACACAGGAAAATCGGGGAGCGGGCATTTTGTGAAGATGGTGCACAACGGTGTGGAATATGGAATGATGCAGGCCATTGCCGAAGGCTTTGAAGTACTTTATAAAAGTGATTTCGGGCTAGACTATAAAGAAGTGGCTCGCGTCTGGAACCATGGCTCGGTGGTACGCAGCTGGCTGATGGAACTGGTAGAGAACGCTTTCAGCAAAGACCCGGATCTGTCAACTATAAAAGGCATTATGCATTCGTCTGGCGAAGGAAAATGGACCTTAGAGACTGCGCTGGATATGCAGGTACCAACACCGGTAATTGCCCTTTCTGTGCTGATGCGTTATCGCTCTTATGAAGCAGATACGTTCTCAGGAAAAGTGGTGGCAGCGTTACGCAACGAGTTTGGCGGACATAAGGTGGAGCAGGCGGAGTAA
- a CDS encoding response regulator has product MNIIKNLKIRDKLILLLSLLLIPLIYFVITTIKSEIDENNKLKQEVVHLEEAERISDLVHALQKERARIMAAAMGNESFLLEARSLRSITDKAEQDLKDFLISSGRQFPDLVLLNELKKYRNDLDQNKLNVQNFRTYSSDLIFTFLDRMDASATGVSNAEISTQLESFRNLADAKIQLGRIRSLLMMVIQDKAFTYENYGQIKSQINFYNEALKDFNRFANEETIQDIREVTTSDNYKQVAAILQAIESNPRLDLSAYSTTTTFNVFTQSIEDYRKGELRLIDRIRAQVQEESNQKQQNMVLLMVFIAAILVLTTILSAYIINMISVSLSKLKSAADRIKLGATDVDIDIYSKDEIGSVASSFRGVVHKTVALSEVAQAIGEGRYDVDITAQSEHDVLSHAIKDMKDNLQTFTTENANRNWVLTGVAEFNSQVSSETTLNKVAEKAISFLCHYTSSEAGIIYLHNDAGKLEPAASYGVPYSLEQLPSFAVGTGKVGQAVSEKGIIVLEDVSEDYLKIKTGLSEIDPASVIILPLYFGKTIVGAIELCSRQQYTLLQQRFFDAVSERISVVMHTLKAHLQTQELLYETQNQAEELETQQEELRQLNAELKASEEELRVNQEELQEKNTELEEKAQLLEEQYEALSGKNKALEDARAAIELKIQQVETVSKYKSDFLANMSHELRTPLNSILILSRLLADNVENTLSTKQIDHAQIIHRSGNDLLKLINEILDLSKIESGMVKLETDELKLEDLRMEPMFREVAAKKKIRFTEKYTPGSFNTIVTDRFRLEQVLKNFIGNAIKFTNEGGEVELAVYEVKQRPRFKSEQLREQADIVAFAVRDTGIGIPKEKQDVVFEAFQQADTSTTRKYGGTGLGLTISKELATLLGGEVMLESEPGKGSTFTLYLPRVLQTVEARKKETVKVTQNASSFSRAESMSHVFDKMEKKDKHDKKDISVLIVEDDKGFSDILADFAAAKNFRVHQAYTGTDGLRMATEQKPDAMLLDIQLPDMSGWDVLKQIREDKALRHTNVHVMSAYDKEVIGEYEGNEEYLPKPVTLEMLNKAFTTISGASGASIENILIVEDNEVENHAVAELLLAHGLKSTSAYTAEEAEQVLAKQKVDCIILDLNLPGMKGYDWMKKIKSTTGLADIPIIIYSGKDLSEEEETSLKEFANTIIIKNEYSYLRLLDEVQLFLHKVNQKLPAGSDFKMKLHVPEEILKDKKVLVVDDDVRNIYSLSSLLEMHGMEVVVAYDGKEALQKLQSETGIDMVLMDVMMPEMDGIEATKRIRQISRFKQLPIIALTAKAMKEDKEKCLEAGASDYIPKPVDTDKLLTLMRVWLYEA; this is encoded by the coding sequence ATGAACATAATCAAGAATTTAAAGATCAGAGATAAGCTTATTCTTCTTCTCTCACTTTTACTTATCCCGCTGATCTATTTTGTAATTACAACCATCAAATCTGAGATTGATGAAAATAATAAACTGAAACAGGAAGTAGTTCATTTAGAGGAAGCTGAAAGGATATCTGATCTTGTGCATGCCTTGCAAAAGGAGCGTGCCCGCATAATGGCTGCTGCCATGGGCAACGAATCTTTTTTATTGGAAGCCCGGAGCCTGCGAAGTATAACAGACAAAGCTGAGCAAGATCTGAAGGACTTTCTGATAAGTTCCGGACGTCAGTTCCCGGACCTGGTGTTACTGAATGAATTAAAAAAATACCGAAACGATCTGGATCAGAACAAGCTTAATGTACAGAATTTCAGAACGTATTCATCTGATCTTATTTTTACTTTCCTGGATAGGATGGATGCCAGTGCAACAGGTGTAAGTAATGCTGAGATCTCAACCCAGCTGGAAAGCTTCCGGAACCTGGCAGATGCAAAAATTCAGTTAGGCAGGATAAGAAGCCTGCTGATGATGGTAATACAGGATAAAGCCTTTACCTATGAGAATTACGGGCAGATTAAATCACAGATAAATTTCTATAACGAGGCGCTCAAAGACTTTAACAGGTTTGCCAACGAAGAAACAATACAGGATATCCGGGAGGTTACAACTTCAGATAACTATAAGCAGGTAGCTGCCATTTTACAGGCCATTGAATCAAACCCGCGGCTCGATCTTTCTGCTTATTCCACAACAACTACGTTCAATGTTTTTACTCAAAGTATAGAAGATTACAGAAAAGGGGAGTTGCGCCTTATCGATAGGATTAGAGCACAGGTACAGGAAGAGAGCAATCAGAAACAGCAGAACATGGTGCTGCTGATGGTATTTATAGCTGCCATACTTGTGCTGACAACAATACTTTCTGCTTATATCATTAACATGATCTCCGTTTCGTTATCGAAGTTAAAGTCCGCGGCAGACCGTATTAAGTTAGGTGCTACAGATGTTGACATAGATATTTACAGCAAAGACGAAATTGGCAGTGTGGCTTCTTCCTTCAGGGGCGTAGTGCATAAAACTGTTGCTTTGTCGGAGGTGGCACAGGCAATAGGCGAGGGTCGCTATGATGTGGATATAACTGCCCAAAGCGAACATGATGTGCTGAGCCATGCCATCAAGGACATGAAGGATAACCTGCAGACCTTTACAACCGAGAATGCAAACCGTAACTGGGTATTAACAGGGGTTGCAGAATTTAACAGCCAGGTGAGCAGCGAAACCACTCTGAATAAAGTGGCAGAAAAAGCGATCTCTTTCCTGTGCCATTATACCAGCTCTGAAGCAGGTATAATATACTTGCACAACGATGCCGGTAAACTGGAGCCAGCTGCCAGTTATGGTGTGCCGTATAGCCTGGAACAGTTGCCATCGTTTGCAGTAGGTACAGGTAAGGTAGGGCAGGCTGTAAGCGAAAAGGGCATTATTGTACTGGAAGATGTATCAGAAGATTACCTGAAAATTAAAACCGGGCTTTCTGAAATTGATCCGGCCTCTGTTATTATTCTTCCTTTATACTTCGGTAAAACTATAGTTGGGGCTATTGAGCTTTGTTCGCGCCAGCAATACACCCTTTTGCAACAACGTTTCTTCGATGCTGTTTCTGAGCGTATTTCGGTGGTAATGCATACCCTGAAGGCGCACCTGCAAACACAGGAGCTTTTATACGAAACACAGAACCAGGCCGAAGAGCTCGAAACTCAGCAGGAAGAGCTTCGCCAGTTAAACGCGGAGCTAAAGGCATCTGAAGAAGAATTGCGTGTAAACCAGGAAGAACTACAGGAAAAAAATACTGAGCTGGAAGAGAAAGCCCAGTTGCTGGAAGAGCAGTACGAAGCATTGAGTGGTAAGAACAAAGCCCTGGAAGATGCCCGCGCTGCTATTGAACTGAAGATACAGCAGGTAGAAACAGTTAGCAAGTATAAGAGTGATTTCCTGGCAAACATGAGCCACGAGCTGCGCACGCCGCTTAACAGTATACTTATACTTTCCAGGTTGCTGGCCGATAATGTGGAGAATACGCTGTCTACAAAACAGATCGATCATGCCCAGATCATACACCGCTCGGGCAATGACCTGCTGAAGCTTATAAACGAGATACTGGACCTGTCGAAGATAGAATCTGGTATGGTAAAACTCGAAACCGATGAACTGAAACTGGAAGACCTGAGAATGGAGCCAATGTTCCGGGAAGTGGCTGCCAAAAAGAAGATACGCTTTACTGAGAAATATACCCCAGGAAGTTTCAATACTATAGTTACAGATCGTTTCAGGCTGGAGCAGGTACTTAAGAATTTTATTGGCAATGCCATTAAGTTTACAAACGAAGGCGGCGAAGTAGAACTGGCAGTGTATGAAGTAAAACAGCGGCCACGCTTTAAATCCGAGCAACTCCGGGAGCAGGCAGATATAGTTGCCTTTGCAGTACGCGACACAGGTATAGGTATCCCGAAAGAAAAACAGGATGTGGTATTTGAAGCGTTTCAGCAGGCAGATACTTCTACTACCCGCAAGTATGGCGGAACAGGCCTGGGCTTAACTATAAGCAAGGAGCTGGCAACCCTGCTGGGTGGCGAAGTTATGCTGGAAAGCGAACCAGGCAAGGGAAGCACCTTTACGCTATACTTACCACGAGTGCTACAGACAGTAGAAGCCAGGAAAAAGGAAACAGTAAAAGTTACTCAGAATGCTTCTTCTTTCAGCAGGGCAGAATCCATGAGCCACGTCTTCGACAAAATGGAGAAGAAGGATAAGCATGATAAAAAAGATATCTCGGTACTGATCGTGGAGGATGATAAGGGCTTCAGCGATATTCTGGCAGACTTTGCTGCCGCCAAAAACTTTAGAGTACACCAGGCCTATACCGGTACAGACGGCTTACGCATGGCCACTGAACAAAAGCCGGATGCCATGCTGCTCGATATCCAGTTACCGGATATGAGTGGTTGGGATGTGCTGAAACAGATACGGGAGGATAAGGCTCTTCGCCATACCAATGTGCACGTTATGTCGGCGTATGATAAAGAGGTGATAGGCGAATACGAAGGTAACGAAGAGTACCTGCCGAAACCGGTAACCCTGGAGATGCTGAACAAGGCTTTCACTACCATTTCGGGCGCTTCAGGAGCATCAATCGAGAACATCCTGATAGTGGAAGACAACGAGGTAGAGAACCATGCGGTAGCAGAACTGTTGTTGGCTCATGGCCTGAAATCTACATCAGCTTACACAGCCGAGGAAGCAGAGCAAGTATTGGCCAAGCAGAAAGTAGACTGCATTATACTTGACCTTAACCTGCCAGGCATGAAAGGCTACGACTGGATGAAGAAGATCAAATCTACTACCGGTCTGGCTGATATTCCGATCATCATTTACTCTGGTAAAGACCTGAGCGAAGAAGAGGAGACTTCCCTGAAAGAGTTTGCTAATACGATCATCATCAAGAACGAGTATTCTTACCTGCGCCTGCTGGATGAAGTACAGCTTTTCCTGCACAAGGTAAATCAGAAACTGCCAGCCGGCAGCGACTTTAAAATGAAGCTGCACGTGCCGGAGGAAATACTGAAGGATAAAAAGGTACTGGTAGTGGATGATGATGTGCGCAATATTTACTCGCTGAGCAGCCTGCTGGAAATGCACGGCATGGAAGTAGTAGTAGCTTACGATGGAAAAGAAGCGCTGCAGAAACTACAGAGCGAAACAGGTATAGATATGGTACTGATGGACGTGATGATGCCTGAAATGGACGGGATAGAAGCTACAAAACGAATTAGGCAGATTTCTCGTTTTAAGCAGCTCCCGATAATCGCGCTCACTGCAAAAGCCATGAAAGAAGACAAGGAGAAATGCCTGGAAGCAGGTGCATCCGATTACATACCTAAACCAGTAGATACCGATAAGTTGCTGACTTTAATGCGGGTGTGGTTATATGAAGCATAG
- a CDS encoding gluconokinase: MLNRQVYMQQETIIGVDIGTTSTKAVAFGVDGKLLFQYAVEYPIYSSQPGYAEQDPEQVFKAVLQTLQVIVEKIRQANYSLLGVSFSSAMHSLIVLDAADNLLTNCIIWADTRSNLQAEKLKQTETGYDIYLHTGTPIHPMSVLPKLIWLREQQPDLFAKAARFIGIKEYVWHKLFGEFIVDHSVASATGLFNIFHLTWHNPALQIAGISPQQLSKPVPATYCNYNLKPNYEEQLHLPENTPFIVGANDGCLANLGANAMDDGHLTITIGTSGAVRVMARQPATDRQQRIFSYILTPEHYVLGGAVNNGGVVLQWFRDTFYSSETATAKNHNEDPYALLCNDAATVPAGANGLLFLPYLFGERAPVWDASASACFVGMRFGHTRAHFVRALLEGITFNIYSVAKALEQVAGAVSKVYANGGFSRSALWVQLLADVFNKEVHLTETYESSAFGAAIVGLYALGKIDKLEDAAKLVTITKTYTPNPENHQRYQKNYKIFEELYTKLKDTFSQLDDLRNEP, encoded by the coding sequence ATGCTTAACAGACAGGTTTACATGCAGCAGGAAACTATAATCGGGGTTGATATTGGTACGACCAGCACCAAGGCAGTGGCTTTTGGCGTGGATGGAAAGTTGCTGTTTCAGTATGCCGTAGAGTACCCGATCTATAGTTCGCAGCCTGGTTATGCTGAACAAGACCCGGAGCAGGTTTTTAAAGCCGTGTTACAAACGCTTCAGGTTATAGTTGAGAAAATCAGGCAGGCAAATTATAGTTTACTGGGTGTTAGCTTCAGTAGCGCGATGCATAGTTTGATTGTGCTGGATGCTGCGGATAACCTGCTTACCAACTGCATTATCTGGGCCGATACGCGAAGCAACCTGCAGGCAGAAAAGCTGAAACAAACCGAAACCGGCTATGATATTTACCTGCACACCGGCACACCCATCCACCCGATGTCGGTGTTGCCGAAGCTGATCTGGCTGCGTGAACAGCAACCGGATTTGTTTGCCAAAGCAGCCCGATTTATAGGCATAAAGGAATATGTGTGGCACAAGCTGTTTGGGGAGTTTATAGTTGATCATTCGGTTGCATCTGCCACTGGGCTGTTCAATATTTTCCACCTTACCTGGCATAACCCTGCGCTGCAAATTGCCGGAATCTCACCACAACAACTATCCAAACCGGTACCTGCCACTTACTGCAACTATAACTTAAAACCAAACTATGAGGAGCAACTCCATCTGCCTGAAAACACACCTTTTATAGTTGGTGCAAACGATGGCTGCCTGGCAAATTTAGGGGCAAACGCTATGGATGATGGCCACCTTACCATTACGATCGGTACAAGCGGGGCAGTGCGTGTTATGGCCAGACAACCAGCTACCGACAGGCAGCAACGCATTTTTAGCTACATCCTTACCCCGGAGCATTATGTGCTGGGCGGAGCTGTAAATAATGGGGGAGTGGTGCTGCAATGGTTCCGGGATACTTTTTACAGTTCAGAAACGGCAACTGCCAAAAATCATAACGAAGACCCTTATGCGCTGCTCTGCAACGATGCTGCTACTGTGCCTGCCGGAGCCAATGGTTTGCTGTTTTTGCCTTACCTGTTTGGTGAGCGCGCGCCTGTCTGGGATGCCAGCGCCAGCGCCTGTTTTGTAGGGATGCGATTTGGACATACACGCGCTCACTTTGTACGGGCGCTACTGGAAGGCATCACATTCAACATTTATAGTGTGGCAAAAGCGCTGGAGCAGGTTGCAGGGGCGGTCAGTAAAGTATATGCAAATGGCGGTTTCTCCAGGTCAGCACTATGGGTACAACTACTGGCCGATGTTTTTAATAAGGAAGTGCACCTGACGGAAACGTACGAGAGCTCTGCTTTTGGCGCGGCTATAGTTGGCCTATATGCTCTAGGCAAAATTGACAAGCTGGAAGATGCTGCCAAACTGGTAACTATCACCAAAACCTATACACCCAACCCTGAAAACCACCAGCGCTATCAGAAGAACTATAAGATTTTCGAAGAACTCTATACCAAGCTAAAAGATACTTTCAGCCAGTTGGATGATCTTAGAAACGAACCATAG
- a CDS encoding GNAT family N-acetyltransferase, which translates to MDVKIVHEEKYQQFTVTLEDDEEAELAYAKPSEKEIDFTHTYVPESARGKGIAQQLIEEGLCFARDNGFTVIATCPVVAKYIARNKQHQDLLK; encoded by the coding sequence ATGGATGTAAAGATCGTACACGAAGAAAAATATCAGCAGTTTACTGTTACCTTAGAAGACGACGAAGAAGCGGAACTGGCTTACGCAAAACCTTCAGAGAAAGAAATAGACTTTACACACACCTATGTACCCGAATCGGCCCGCGGCAAAGGAATCGCTCAGCAACTGATTGAAGAAGGTTTATGCTTTGCCCGCGATAACGGGTTTACTGTGATAGCTACCTGCCCGGTTGTTGCTAAGTATATCGCCCGTAACAAACAACACCAGGACCTACTCAAATAA
- a CDS encoding M3 family metallopeptidase, with amino-acid sequence MGNNIIATGTKTGLMALLALASCTSTTTQQSQTPTAVEQKQAETNPLLTEWTGPYGGVPAFDKMNLADLKPAMERGMELQLAEIEAIANNPAPATFENTIEAMERAGEELNRAFTYYGIWSSNVSTPEFRKIQEELAPKISEFSSKISQNEKLFQRIKTVYENAQKNPLPADQQRVVQLVYENFAMEGADLSPEAKKRYAEINKELSSLYTAFGNNVLADEENYVTYLTKDQLKGLPEDFVKAAAKAAEDRGKAGMYAVTNTRSSMDQFLTYSDERALREKVWNTYYSRGDNGDDKDNNAIIAKILKLRNERVKLMGYDNYAEWRLQNRMAKNPENAMALMNAVWPAAIARVKEEVADMQKVANATSKTKITIQPWDYRYYAEKVRKQKYDLNSDEVKQYLELSNLTQAMFFTAGELFNFKFTPVEEGKVPVFHEDVKVWEVTDKTTGEHIGLWYLDPFARQGKRSGAWATTYRAHTTFDGKKTVLASNNSNFVKPAPGEPVLVSWDDATTFFHEFGHALHFLAANVKYPTLNSGVRDYTEFQSQLLERWLSTDKVINQFLKHHETGKPMPADLVAKIKKASTFNQGFETTEYLASAIMDMKLHLADPNGLDPDKFERETLAAMNMPKEVVMRHRTPHFGHVFSGEGYATGYYGYLWADVLTSDAAEAFEEAPGGFYDKEVAAKLVKYLFAPRNAMDPAEAYRLFRGRDAKIDALMRDRGFPVPSGSSKSGSSNK; translated from the coding sequence ATGGGAAACAATATAATTGCCACCGGAACCAAAACCGGACTAATGGCTTTACTGGCCCTTGCAAGCTGTACTTCCACAACAACGCAGCAATCGCAAACACCTACTGCCGTAGAACAAAAGCAGGCTGAAACCAATCCGCTGCTGACAGAATGGACCGGGCCGTATGGTGGCGTACCTGCCTTCGACAAAATGAACCTGGCAGACCTGAAGCCTGCTATGGAAAGAGGAATGGAGTTACAGTTAGCTGAGATAGAAGCTATAGCCAATAACCCTGCTCCCGCTACTTTCGAGAATACTATAGAAGCGATGGAGCGGGCTGGTGAAGAACTGAACAGAGCCTTTACATATTATGGTATTTGGAGCAGCAACGTATCTACACCAGAGTTCAGAAAGATACAGGAAGAGTTGGCCCCTAAAATTTCTGAATTCAGCTCTAAAATATCTCAGAACGAGAAGCTGTTCCAGCGTATCAAAACAGTTTATGAGAACGCTCAGAAGAACCCGTTACCAGCCGACCAGCAGCGTGTGGTACAACTGGTATATGAGAACTTCGCCATGGAAGGTGCTGACCTGAGCCCCGAAGCAAAGAAACGCTATGCTGAGATCAACAAAGAGCTTTCGTCGCTTTATACTGCATTCGGGAACAACGTGCTGGCCGACGAAGAGAACTATGTAACGTACCTGACCAAAGACCAGCTGAAAGGCTTACCCGAAGATTTTGTGAAGGCCGCAGCCAAAGCTGCCGAAGATCGTGGCAAAGCTGGTATGTACGCTGTTACAAACACCCGCTCCAGCATGGACCAGTTCCTTACCTATTCGGATGAGCGTGCCCTGCGTGAGAAAGTATGGAACACCTACTACTCGCGTGGCGATAACGGTGACGACAAAGACAATAATGCCATCATTGCCAAAATCCTGAAACTGCGCAACGAGCGTGTGAAGCTGATGGGTTACGACAACTATGCTGAGTGGCGCTTACAAAACCGTATGGCGAAGAACCCTGAAAATGCTATGGCTTTAATGAATGCTGTCTGGCCAGCTGCCATAGCCCGCGTAAAAGAAGAAGTAGCCGATATGCAGAAAGTAGCAAACGCTACCAGCAAAACCAAGATAACAATACAGCCCTGGGATTACCGCTACTACGCCGAGAAAGTGCGCAAACAGAAGTATGACCTGAACTCTGATGAAGTAAAGCAATACCTGGAACTGAGCAACCTGACACAGGCTATGTTCTTTACAGCAGGCGAGCTGTTTAACTTTAAATTCACGCCTGTAGAGGAAGGCAAGGTTCCTGTATTTCATGAGGATGTGAAAGTATGGGAAGTAACCGATAAAACTACTGGTGAGCATATTGGCTTATGGTACCTTGATCCATTTGCACGCCAAGGTAAGCGTTCTGGTGCGTGGGCTACTACCTACCGCGCGCATACTACCTTCGATGGTAAGAAAACGGTACTGGCATCTAATAACTCTAACTTCGTGAAGCCTGCGCCGGGTGAGCCTGTTCTGGTTTCATGGGATGATGCGACTACGTTCTTCCATGAATTTGGCCATGCGTTGCATTTCCTGGCTGCTAATGTAAAGTACCCGACCCTGAACAGCGGCGTGAGAGACTATACCGAGTTCCAGTCGCAGTTGCTGGAGCGCTGGTTATCTACAGATAAGGTGATCAACCAGTTCCTGAAGCATCATGAAACAGGCAAGCCGATGCCTGCCGATCTGGTAGCTAAGATCAAGAAAGCATCTACCTTTAACCAGGGTTTTGAAACAACAGAATACTTGGCTTCTGCCATCATGGATATGAAACTTCACCTGGCAGACCCGAATGGCTTAGACCCTGATAAGTTTGAGCGCGAAACCCTGGCTGCCATGAACATGCCGAAGGAAGTAGTAATGCGCCACCGTACACCACACTTCGGACACGTATTCTCCGGCGAAGGATATGCAACCGGTTACTATGGTTACCTGTGGGCCGACGTACTTACTTCTGATGCTGCTGAAGCTTTTGAAGAAGCGCCGGGCGGATTCTACGATAAAGAAGTAGCTGCCAAGCTGGTGAAGTACCTGTTTGCGCCGCGCAACGCCATGGACCCAGCTGAAGCTTACAGACTGTTCCGTGGCCGTGATGCCAAGATTGATGCCCTGATGCGTGACCGTGGTTTCCCGGTGCCATCTGGCAGCTCTAAATCAGGTAGCTCAAATAAGTAA